The window CATCCAGAGGTTGTTTCTGCAGGGCCTTCCTGCAGATggcaaacaggaagaaaagattcCAAGTGGCCACTACAGGGCACCTCTTGGCAAAGTGTGGCTTGACTGCAAGGGAAAGCTCAGATTTCAACTGGGCTGGAAGTTAGGTCTCAGGATCCAAAAGGAGCACCCGGGGTACCTGCCCTGCCTCCTACCCTGTTCCGTGTATATCACTATGGAATTTGCCAACTTCAGCAGCTTTAAGGGGCATGCTGTTTGCAGACTCCTATCAACAGTGAACACTCTttgcagggaaggaaaaataaacttgtcTAGGAGATGTAACTGAGCAATCTCTCTTTTTTGATACAGCGGCAATGAGAATGACCTGTTCTTTGAGGAGGATGGCCCAAAACAGATGAAGGTGAGACCATGGGCTTAGCTCCCAACTCTCAGAGGGGCTGTGACACGGGCATCAGAAAGCCCACGTTCTGGTTTTGGGTCTGCCTCTAACTTGCGACATGCTTGGGGTAAGcctcttaacttctctgggcttcagaaaGAGGAGCGTTTGTCATTAGCACCTCGGTTACCTCAAACGCCACTTCCACCTCTCTAATGTCAAAACAGGAGTTCTCGGGCCTGACCAGCTTGACACACTCACTCCCTTGgtctctccacagggcagcttcCAAGACCTGGACCTCAGCTCCACAGGAGATGGGGGCATCCAGCTTCAATTCTCCCACCAACTTTACAACAAGACTTTCAAGCATGTCGTGTCAATCATTGTGGCTATGGAGAAGCTGAAGAAGATACCCGTTCCCTGCTCACAGGCCTTCCAGGATGATGACTTGAGGAGCCTCTTTTCTGTCATCTTTGAAGAAGGTACTTAATGAGAGCTGAGGGCAGACAGGAGATCTTCAGGCATTTCCTTCTCACTGTCCAAAACTCAATAGTCAACTAAATTCCCCCAAAGCTGAAGCCCTTTAAAAGTAGAAGGCCCAGGGatgagaggaaaacagagaagccTAGAAGCCAAATTAATCATCCCTTGAGTTGAAACTATTCTTAAAGTAAGACCTTGATAACTACTCACATTTGCAAATCTCTCCATCATTCTCAGAGTGCTTTCACTTACATTATTTCCTGCAAGTCTCACTGTGTCCCTGTTGGGCCAGTGTTATTGCCATCGCCATTCTACATAAGGAGCTCTATTGACGGTCCACAGCAAGCAATCGAGCTGAAGCTTGAATCCACATCTTAAGGTGCCAGGTCCAGTGTTCTTACCCACCTCAACTTCCTCCCCACCAATGTTATAATCGAACTTCGGCTGCCATGCTCAGATGTCGTCCAAGCAACCAACTTCTGCTGCCTCATATCATCAGGCGTGtccttctgattttctctctaaCCAATATATGTATTCCACATTTCAGAACCCATCATCTGCGACAACTGGGATGAAGGTTATGTATGTGATGCAGCTGTGCATTCAGTGAACTGCAGACTCCGGGACATATACCATAAATCCCTGGTGCTGTCCGGTGCATGCGAGCTGCAGGCTGTCCACCTCAATGGAGAGAATACAAACCAACAAGGTAACTGGGGACAGCTTGATTCCTTTCTTGTTCTCCTGGCAGCTTCctaattattcacatttttcaacAAAGTGGACCATTAGTACAAATTATCAACATAAGTGAGAAAACCTCCAATAAAGGACATATAAACTTGTGGTTTTGGTCCTAGTAATAACACCAGATTGATTCCTTTAGCACATTCATTTTTCAGCAAGAGATGTGACTCTGAGTCATTAGATTGCTCAAGCATACTCAGGACCATTGTCCAGCCAAGTCACTTAATGAGAGTACAATGTCACTGCTTCCATTGGAAAGGGGTCATTTGATGGACATGACCTAACTGCCAGTGGgttcttttttcctgttgttgAAATTGAGACTAGCATGGCGAAGAGATAATATGTCCATCCTCATTCCCAATCCTGCCCCCTTACACCCTCACATCCTTCCTGCCTAATACCAGATGGTTTCTTGTAGGGAAATTTTACTGACAAGAAGGAACTTATATCTCTCTACTGTAATTGGCTATTGTTTCAAAACTGGGGAGCCCATGAGTTGAGGGTATCTGCCTGGTATCTTGTCACTGTGGCTGAACTCTGCATGCAAGACTGTGCCCAAG of the Equus quagga isolate Etosha38 unplaced genomic scaffold, UCLA_HA_Equagga_1.0 111350_RagTag, whole genome shotgun sequence genome contains:
- the LOC124232747 gene encoding interleukin-1 beta, whose amino-acid sequence is GNENDLFFEEDGPKQMKGSFQDLDLSSTGDGGIQLQFSHQLYNKTFKHVVSIIVAMEKLKKIPVPCSQAFQDDDLRSLFSVIFEEEPIICDNWDEGYVCDAAVHSVNCRLRDIYHKSLVLSGACELQAVHLNGENTNQQVVFCMSFVQGEEETDKIPVALGLKGKNLYLSCGTKDGKPILQLETVDPNTYPKRKMEKRFVFNKMEIKGNVEFESAMYPNWYISTSQAEKKPVFLGNTRGGRDITDFIMEITSA